The Leifsonia xyli genomic sequence GGACTGGCCGATCGGCTACAACGATCTCGCGGGCTACTACGCCGACATCGAGAACGAGCTCCCCGTCGCGGGCGAGGACTGGCCCTGGGGCGACCCGCACTCGTACCCGCATCACGCGCATCCGGTCTCCGGCAACGGCGAGACGTTCCTCCGCGGTGCGGAAGGCGCCGGGGTCACCGCGAAGGTCGGTCCGGTCGCCATCGCCAACGGACGCTTCGGCCATCGACCGCACTGCATCTACCGCGGCTTCTGCCTCCAGGGCTGCAAGGTGAACGCGAAGGCGTCTCCGCTCATCACGCATCTTGCGGACGCCTTGGAGCACGGTGCCGAGATCCGCGCGGACAGCATGGTCGCGTCCATCGGATTCGACGAGCGCACCGGACGCGCGACCGGCGTGCACTACTTCCGCGACGGGGTGCCGCGCTTCCAGCGGGCGCGGATGGTCGCCGTCGCCGGCTACTCGATCGAGACCCCGCGGCTGCTCCTCAACTCGCGTTCCGCGCGCTTCCCCGACGGGATGTGCAACGACTTCGATCAGGTCGGCCGCTACTTGATGGTGCAGGGCGCGCCGCAGACCGCCGGCCGCTTCCCGGACGAGATCCGGATGTGGAAGGCGCCGCCGCCGGAGGTCAGCACCGAGCAGTTCTACGAGACCGACCTGGCGAAGCCGTACAAGCGCGGCTACTCCATCCAGACGGTGTCGCCGCTGCCGATCACGTGGGCGGAGCATGTCATGGCGCAGGGCCACTGGGGTGCCGACCTGCGCCGCTACATGTCGGACTACGTGCACTGGGCCTGCCTCGGCGCGCTGTGCGAGTTTCTGGCGCAGCCCGACAACCGCGTCACCCTGGCCGACGAGACCGACCGTTACGGCCTCCCCGTCGCACACTTCTCGTACACCCAGTGCGACAACGACCGCGCTCTGGCGAAGGCGGCCCAGGCGACGATGGAGCGCATCCTCGAGGCCGCAGGCGCACAGGAGACCATGACGGTCCAGCGCTACGCGCACCTCGTCGGCGGTGCACGCATGGCCGCCGACGAGACGGAAGGGGTTGTGGACGCGGACTGCCGGACGTTCGCTGTCCCCAACCTGCTCATCACCGACGGGAGCGTGCTGCCGACCCAGGGCAGCGCCAACCCCGCCCTCACGATCATGGCCGTCGCGGCACGCGCGGCGGACCGGCTGCTCAAGGCGAAGGAGACAACGACATGGCGACGACAGTGAGCGAATTCGTGATCGGCCGGCTCCGGGAGTGGGGCGTGCGACGCGTCTTCGGCTACCCGGGCGACGGGATCGGGGAATTCGACGGGATGCTCGGCAAGGCGGAGCGCGCGGGTGAGGGCCTCGAGTACATCCGTCCGACGCACGAGGAGATCTGCGCCTTCATGGCCACTGCGCACGCCAAGTTCACCGGAGAGGTCGGCGTCTGCATCGCCACCTCCTCCCCGGGCGGCTTCCACCTGATGAACGGCCTCTACGACGCGAAGATGGACAACCAACCGGTTGTCGCGATCGTCGGCCAGCAGGGCCTGAACGCGTTCGGCACGTTCAACCAGCAGGAGAGCAACCTGGAGCAGGCGTTCTCCGACGTCGCCGAGTACGTCCAGACCATCGTCTCGCCCGAGCAGGCGCAGGCGGTCGTCGACACCGCGTTCCGCACCGCGATCACGCGCAAGCAGCCATGCGTCATCATCCTGCCGCACGACGTGCAGAGCATGAAAATGGCCGAGCCCGGCGCCGAGATGTGGGTCTCGCGCTCGAGCGCGGTCGCGCCCTCCACCGCCATCGCCCCGCCCGCCGAGCAGCTGCAGGCGGCGGCCGAGATCATCAACGCCGGGTCCCGCGTGACATTCCTCGTCGGAGCGGGCGCGGTCGGCGCCACCGAGGAAGTGCTGCAGGCGGCGCGGCTTGCCGGCGCCGGCGTCATCACCAGTCTGCGCGGCAAGCAGGTCGTGCCCGCCGACGTCCCGTTCCACACCCAGCAGGTGGGCCTGCTCGGGTCGCGCCCGAGCTACGACCAGATGCAGGACTGCGACACCCTGGTGCTGCTCGGCACGAACTACCCCTACGGGCAGTTCCTGCCGAAGACCGGCCAGGCGCGCGCGGTCCAGATCGACATCCGGCCCGAGCAGCTCGGCCTCCGCTACCCGACGGAGGTGAGCATCTGGGCGGACGTGAAGACCGCCCTGGCCGGCCTCCTCCCCTCCTCCGCCAGAAGGACGACCTGTCCTGGCAGGAGAAGGTCGCCGACAACATGCGGGACTGGGACGCGGAACTCGCCGCCCAGGCGGAGAACCACTTCGACGACGGGGTCAACCCGCGCAAGGTGTACGCCGAGCTGAACAAGCGCCTCCCCGCCGGTGCGATCGTCACGTGCGATGCCGGCACCACTGCCGACTGGTACGGCCACTACATCCGCTTGCGCGACGGGATGCGCGGCGACCTCTCCGGCCGCCTCGCCTCCATGCTCGCGGCGATGCCCTACGCGGAGGCGGCGAAGTTCGCGTATCCCGACCGGACGGTGGTGTGCACGATCGGCGACGGCGCCTTCCAGATGCTCGGGATGAACGAGCTAATCACACTGAAGAAGTACCTGTCGAAATGGGACGACCCCACCTTCGTCGTGGTCGTGCTCCACAACGACGACCTGACCCAGGTGTCGTGGGAGATGCGCACCGAGGACGCCAACCCGGTCTGGCCGACCTCGCAGGACGTGGAGTCCGTCGACTACGCCGGATGGGCGCGGCTGCTCGGCTTCCAGGGGATCACCGTCACCTCCGACGACCAGATCGAGGCCGCCTGGGACACGGCGCTCGCGCACCGCGGCGTGACCGTGATCGACGCGCACACGGGGAAGAACATCCCACCGCTTCCACCGCACATCACGTACGAGTTCGCGAAGAACACCGGACTCGCGCTGCTGAAGGGCGACCCGAACGGCATCGGCGCGATCAAGGACTCCGCCGCATCGCTCATCACCGAGGGGGTGGAGCGGGCGAAGGACGCGCTGCACATCGACCACGACCACGACCATGGGAACTGATGACGGGGCGCGGCTCCGCGCCATCACGACGGATGCATTCGACGTCCCCACTGCTACCGGTGGGCGCGAACGGCCTGAAAGCGACGGCACAATCACCTGGAACTCGACCGGCCTGATCGTTGTGAGGCTGTCCGCAGGCGACGAAACCGGGCTCGGTTTCACCCACGCCCCTACCGCCGCTCTCGGAATTATCCGCGACGTCCTCTGGCCGATCATCGACGGGATGGACACCCGCGACACCGAACGTCTCTTCTGGGCGATGGCTCGCGCCGTCCGCAACATCGGGTGGCGTGGCCTGTGCGCGAGCGCAATCGCGGCCGTCGACATCGCCGCGCACGATCTGGCCGCTCGGCTCGCCGGAGTACCGCTGAGGTCTTACCTTGGCGGAGCGCGCGACTCCATCGCCGCCTACGGCAGCGGAGGCTTCACCGACTACACCGACCGAGAACTGACCGAACAGCTGAGCTCCTGGGCCGAGCACGGACTCCGCGCCGTGAAGATGAAAGTCGGCTCCCAGCCGGACGACGACCCGCGCCGCGTCGCCCTCGCCCGCGAAGCCATCGGCCCCGACGTCGAACTCTTCGTCGACGCGAACGGCGCCTACGAGCGCAAGCAAGCCCTCCACCTCGCTGATCGATTCGCAGACCTCGGCGTCACCTGGTTCGAAGAGCCCGTGTCCAGCGACGACCGCACCGGTCTGCGCCTGCTCCGAGACAGGATGCCCGCACCGATCCGAGTCGCCGCCGGCGAGTACGGGTACACGCCCGCCGACTTCCGCGACCTCGTCACGCCAGGATGCGTCGACGTACTGCAAGCCGACGCCACCCGATGTGGCATCACCGGGTTCCGCGTCGCCGCCACGCTCGCGCGCACGTACGGCATCCCGCTCAGCGCCCACACAGCTCCCGCCTTACACGCCTCCGTGGCCGCCGCGTTCGAGGGCGCGATCAACGTCGAATACTTTCACGATCACGCCCGCATCGCCGGAGCCTTCTTCGACGGGGTCCCGGCCCTACGCGATGGCGACCTGGTACCCGACCGGGCAGCCCCCGGACACGGGCTCGAGCTCAAAGAAGCCGATGCCCGCCCGTATCGGGTCGCATCCTTCACCCGCGCAACTGACCCGAGCGCGCCCGGCGAAGCGCTCGACAACCCGAAACAACAACGAGGAGGAACGAGATGACGTACCGGCTGGTTCAGCTTCCCAGCGGCCGAGAAGTGGGCATGACCGGTCTCGGCGACCCCGCCGGTGAACGCCTAGCAGTGCTCCTCCACCCGACACCCGGCGCGTCCGGCTTCGACCCTGCACCCGATGTCACGGCGCGCTCTGGCCTCCACCTGCTGACCTTCGAACGTCCCGGCTACGGGGCAACCGAACAAGAAATCATCAGCGTCACCCAATGGGTGGACGACCTCGCCGGGTACCTGCGCGAAGCTGAGGCAAGCGCACGAGAGCGGCCAGCGCAGACCAACTACGGCGGAATCGGCGTCATCGGCTGGAGGGAAGGTGGAATCTACGCAGCCGCACTTGCCGCCCGTCACCCACGCCTGGTCAATCGGCTTGTCCTAGTGGCGGCGCCCGCCCCGTCGCGAGCGGCGAACGCGCACGCCTTTCAGGCCGAATTGACACTTACCCGCGCGTCCGACGGGCCGCTCGGTTACCCCGACCGCGTGCAGCGGATGCTCGAAACCGCGTTCACACAAGGGGACGCCGGAACCATCGCCGATCATCACGCGTTCGAAGAGCCCATTCCGGCGCCGCTGCAGGTCAGAGCCGAGACTCTCATCCTGTACGGGACCACGGACGCCTACGCGACCGTGCACGACGCACAGTGGTACGCTCACGTCGCCTCCCGCGCACGAGTCGAACGGGTTACCGGTGCGGCAGATATCATCGGGCGACATTGGCAGCGCATCACCGACTTCCTCAACCCTGAACCTACCTCCGAATGAAGGAAGCGCTTCACCCCGGGCGTCTACGGGCAGCGGACGACGCGGCTGACGGTCTTCACCGGATAGGCCTCACTCCCTCAGGCCGGATGGCCCGACCCGCACGCAGCATCCCCCCGTCGCGGGTTCCAGCCACACCGGCCTCCTGTCCGGCGACTCGTCGCTGATCGCACCGACCAAGGCGACGTTCGCCGAGCAGATCAGGTCGGTGTGTCGCGCGGCCAGTCGGTGGAACGGGCAGTTGGTGAGGCGGTAGCCTCCGTCGTCGTCCGCGACCGGTTCGTAGCCCACGGCGTCCAGCGTCTCGGCGAGCTCCCGCCCGGGGTCTCCACAGGCATGGCCGTGCTCGGCCGCGACCGCGAGGAGGCATTCGCGGACGGGTGCGCCCGTCTCATCCGCCCGCTCGACGGCCCGGGCGAGCAGTTCCCCGGCGAGGTCGTAGCGGCGCGGCGGGACGGCCGCGATCAGCTCGTCGTGGGCGAGTGCGTAGAACTTCGCGGGGCGGCCGGAGCCCGGGCCGCGTCGATCGCC encodes the following:
- a CDS encoding glucose-methanol-choline oxidoreductase, with the protein product MVSAKAVRDRNASAWLLTPDGSRTRPDLLDGMRRFADTDEVDIAIVGCGAGGSVLLQRLARAGWSAVAFDAGPFWDPERDWVSDEAGSHHLYWTEPRQIGGGDPVPLGSNNSGRGVGGSMIHYAGYTPRFHPSDFRTLSADAVGADWPIGYNDLAGYYADIENELPVAGEDWPWGDPHSYPHHAHPVSGNGETFLRGAEGAGVTAKVGPVAIANGRFGHRPHCIYRGFCLQGCKVNAKASPLITHLADALEHGAEIRADSMVASIGFDERTGRATGVHYFRDGVPRFQRARMVAVAGYSIETPRLLLNSRSARFPDGMCNDFDQVGRYLMVQGAPQTAGRFPDEIRMWKAPPPEVSTEQFYETDLAKPYKRGYSIQTVSPLPITWAEHVMAQGHWGADLRRYMSDYVHWACLGALCEFLAQPDNRVTLADETDRYGLPVAHFSYTQCDNDRALAKAAQATMERILEAAGAQETMTVQRYAHLVGGARMAADETEGVVDADCRTFAVPNLLITDGSVLPTQGSANPALTIMAVAARAADRLLKAKETTTWRRQ